A genome region from Clostridium pasteurianum includes the following:
- a CDS encoding decaprenyl-phosphate phosphoribosyltransferase has translation MKKIDVKAIITLMRPQQWTKNVFIFAAIIFSRKFTDINLLLSNFLIFFIFCLAASSVYILNDIMDADKDRKHPDKKNRPIASGRVTKTQGIILYIILILFLSVITYKINLQIFIVILTYIVMNIFYSIKLKNIVIIDVMIITAGFVLRVESGSIITNVELSPWLILCTMLLSLFLALNKRKGEIVALKEKSSSTRKILQEYSVSLIDKMLTIVTPSILIAYCLYTFSSVQDRGMMITIPFVLYGIFRYQYLMEKENAGAKPEAIFAKDKPFLINIICWCLSSLIVIYFKL, from the coding sequence ATGAAAAAAATTGACGTAAAAGCTATTATTACTCTCATGAGACCACAGCAATGGACAAAAAATGTTTTCATTTTTGCAGCAATTATATTTTCTAGAAAATTTACAGATATAAATTTGCTTTTAAGTAATTTTCTTATTTTCTTTATATTCTGTCTTGCAGCTTCAAGTGTATATATTCTTAATGATATAATGGATGCAGATAAAGATAGAAAACATCCTGACAAGAAAAATAGACCTATAGCCAGCGGTAGAGTCACAAAAACACAGGGAATAATTTTATATATAATACTTATTTTATTCCTCTCAGTAATTACATATAAAATAAATTTACAAATATTTATTGTAATATTAACTTATATAGTAATGAATATTTTCTACTCTATTAAATTAAAAAATATAGTTATAATAGATGTTATGATTATAACTGCTGGATTTGTTTTAAGAGTAGAAAGTGGAAGTATTATAACTAATGTAGAACTGTCTCCATGGCTCATTTTATGTACGATGCTTCTTTCTTTGTTCTTAGCTTTAAATAAAAGGAAAGGAGAAATTGTAGCATTAAAAGAGAAAAGTTCATCTACAAGAAAAATACTTCAAGAGTATTCTGTAAGTTTAATAGATAAAATGTTAACTATAGTAACTCCATCAATATTGATTGCTTACTGTCTTTATACTTTTAGTTCCGTACAAGACAGAGGAATGATGATAACAATACCTTTTGTATTATATGGAATATTTAGATATCAATATTTAATGGAAAAAGAAAATGCAGGTGCAAAACCGGAAGCTATATTTGCTAAAGATAAGCCTTTTTTAATAAACATCATATGCTGGTGTTTATCATCCTTAATTGTTATTTATTTTAAACTGTAA
- the recA gene encoding recombinase RecA: MDNEKLKAIDAAMSQIEKQFGKGAIMKLGEHEIRNIDSISTGCLSLDIALGIGGVPRGRVVEIYGPESSGKTTVALHILAEAQKKGGAAAFIDAEHALDPQYARRLGVDIDNLIVSQPDTGEQALEIAEALVRSGAIDVLVVDSVAALVPKAEIEGEMGDSHVGLQARLMSQALRKLTGAINKSNCIAIFINQLREKVGIMFGNPETTPGGRALKFYASVRMDIRKIDSIKQGEEMVGNRVRVKVVKNKVAPPFKQAEFDIMYNEGISREGNIIDVGVKENIVQKSGAWFSYGDIRLGQGRENAKLFFKENPEIRDEVENKIREKYQLPIQQAPKDTAANKKETGKIKK; the protein is encoded by the coding sequence ATGGATAATGAAAAATTAAAAGCCATTGATGCGGCTATGAGTCAGATAGAAAAACAATTTGGAAAAGGCGCTATAATGAAATTAGGTGAACATGAGATACGAAATATTGATTCAATCTCAACAGGATGTTTATCTTTAGACATAGCGCTCGGAATAGGTGGTGTACCAAGAGGAAGAGTAGTTGAAATATATGGACCAGAATCTTCAGGTAAAACAACAGTTGCACTTCATATATTAGCTGAAGCACAAAAAAAGGGAGGAGCAGCAGCATTTATAGATGCTGAACATGCATTAGATCCTCAATATGCAAGAAGATTAGGTGTAGATATTGATAATTTAATAGTATCACAGCCAGATACAGGGGAACAGGCACTTGAGATTGCAGAAGCTCTTGTTAGGTCAGGAGCTATTGACGTTCTTGTAGTTGATTCTGTAGCAGCTCTTGTTCCTAAAGCTGAAATAGAAGGTGAAATGGGAGATTCCCATGTAGGTTTACAAGCAAGGCTTATGTCTCAAGCACTTAGAAAATTAACAGGTGCTATAAATAAATCCAACTGTATTGCTATTTTCATAAATCAACTTAGAGAAAAAGTTGGTATAATGTTTGGAAACCCAGAGACAACTCCTGGTGGAAGAGCTCTTAAATTCTATGCTTCTGTTAGAATGGATATAAGAAAAATAGATTCCATAAAACAGGGTGAAGAAATGGTAGGTAATAGAGTAAGAGTTAAAGTTGTAAAAAACAAAGTTGCGCCTCCTTTTAAACAAGCTGAATTTGATATCATGTATAATGAAGGTATTTCTCGTGAGGGAAACATAATTGATGTTGGTGTAAAAGAAAACATAGTTCAAAAAAGTGGTGCATGGTTCTCTTATGGTGACATCCGTCTTGGTCAGGGAAGAGAAAATGCAAAGCTATTTTTTAAAGAAAATCCTGAAATAAGAGACGAAGTTGAAAATAAAATAAGAGAAAAATATCAATTACCAATTCAGCAAGCACCTAAAGATACTGCTGCAAATAAAAAGGAAACTGGAAAGATCAAAAAATAG
- a CDS encoding HPr family phosphocarrier protein, which produces MVTKSVVVKSSTGLHARPATLLVKKASGFKSDVTMEFNGKKANAKSLIGVLSLGVSKDSTIKLIVSGDDEALASEEIVKLIESLDE; this is translated from the coding sequence ATGGTAACTAAAAGTGTCGTTGTTAAAAGTTCAACTGGTTTACATGCTAGACCAGCAACATTACTAGTAAAAAAAGCATCAGGTTTTAAATCAGATGTAACTATGGAATTTAATGGAAAGAAAGCTAATGCTAAAAGCCTTATAGGTGTTTTATCATTAGGAGTTTCAAAAGATAGTACTATTAAGTTAATCGTTTCCGGTGATGATGAAGCTTTAGCATCTGAAGAAATTGTTAAATTAATTGAATCATTAGATGAATAG
- the rny gene encoding ribonuclease Y, translating into MDVNKLIITIVCVIVLITIVELYIRRKYAWAKISRAEEDAKKIKEDAKKEAETLKKEATLEAKEEAHRLRADLDKETRERRSEIQRLERRNLQREETLDRKNESLEKREVTLDERENSIQEKQNTIEELYKEQRQKLERLSGLTSEEAKNLLLEEVNREIRHEKSVMIKEVEQKAKEEADKKAREIITYAIQRCAADHVAESTVYVVSLPNDEMKGRIIGREGRNIRTIETLTGVDLIIDDTPEAVILSGFDPIRREVARIALEKLILDGRIHPARIEEMVEKAKKEVENNIKEEGEQATFETGVHGLHSELTRLLGRLKYRTSYGQNVLKHSIEVSYLAGFMAAELGIDPTFAKRAGLLHDIGKAVDHEVEGPHALIGADVAKKYRELPLIVNAIGAHHGDVEPQSLEAILVQAADAISAARPGARRETLEAYIKRLQKLEEIANSYEGVEKSYAIQAGREIRIMVKPETVDDAGSVEMARGIVKQIEEQLEYPGQIKVNVIRETRAVEYAK; encoded by the coding sequence ATGGATGTTAATAAATTAATAATTACTATAGTTTGTGTAATTGTTTTAATAACTATAGTTGAATTGTATATCAGAAGAAAATATGCCTGGGCTAAGATTTCAAGGGCAGAAGAAGATGCAAAGAAAATAAAAGAAGATGCTAAAAAAGAAGCCGAAACACTAAAAAAAGAGGCGACTTTGGAAGCAAAGGAAGAAGCTCATAGATTAAGAGCTGATCTAGATAAGGAAACTCGCGAAAGAAGAAGCGAAATTCAAAGATTAGAAAGAAGAAATCTTCAAAGGGAAGAAACTTTAGACAGAAAAAATGAATCACTTGAGAAAAGAGAAGTTACCCTAGATGAGCGTGAAAACTCAATACAAGAAAAGCAAAATACTATAGAGGAACTCTATAAGGAACAAAGACAAAAACTAGAGAGACTTTCCGGATTAACTTCTGAAGAAGCAAAGAATTTATTATTAGAAGAAGTTAATAGAGAAATAAGGCATGAAAAATCTGTAATGATTAAAGAAGTAGAACAAAAGGCTAAGGAAGAAGCAGATAAAAAAGCAAGAGAAATTATTACTTATGCTATTCAAAGATGTGCAGCTGATCACGTTGCAGAATCAACGGTTTATGTTGTATCTCTTCCTAATGATGAAATGAAGGGTAGGATAATCGGTAGAGAGGGCAGAAATATTCGTACAATTGAAACTCTTACTGGTGTTGATTTGATTATTGATGATACTCCAGAGGCTGTTATTTTATCTGGATTTGATCCTATTAGAAGAGAAGTAGCTAGAATTGCTCTTGAAAAGCTTATACTTGATGGGAGAATACATCCTGCTAGAATTGAAGAAATGGTTGAAAAAGCTAAAAAAGAGGTTGAAAATAATATTAAAGAAGAAGGAGAGCAAGCCACTTTTGAAACAGGGGTTCATGGGTTACATAGTGAACTTACTAGATTGCTTGGAAGGTTAAAATATAGAACCAGTTATGGTCAAAACGTTTTAAAGCATTCCATAGAAGTGTCATATCTTGCTGGCTTTATGGCAGCAGAACTTGGTATCGATCCTACTTTTGCTAAAAGAGCTGGTCTTCTTCATGACATAGGTAAAGCTGTTGACCATGAGGTTGAAGGACCACATGCTTTAATAGGTGCAGATGTCGCTAAAAAATATCGTGAACTTCCTCTAATTGTAAATGCAATAGGAGCTCATCATGGTGATGTAGAGCCACAATCTTTAGAAGCTATTTTAGTTCAAGCAGCGGATGCAATATCAGCAGCAAGACCTGGAGCAAGGCGTGAAACTTTAGAAGCTTACATCAAAAGGCTACAAAAATTAGAAGAAATAGCTAATTCTTATGAAGGTGTAGAAAAGTCATATGCCATTCAGGCTGGAAGAGAAATCAGAATTATGGTTAAACCAGAAACAGTTGACGATGCGGGTTCTGTAGAAATGGCAAGAGGTATTGTTAAACAAATTGAAGAACAATTGGAATACCCTGGTCAAATAAAAGTAAATGTTATAAGAGAAACTCGCGCAGTTGAATATGCAAAATAA
- a CDS encoding ATP-dependent Clp protease adaptor ClpS, whose protein sequence is MSFKTSLKENIKFNIKKPKMYKVILHNDDYTTMEFVIEILINIFNKVPANAVKITFDVHKNGSGIAGIYPYDIAATKINEVKESAYENGYPLKLTMREV, encoded by the coding sequence ATGTCTTTTAAAACTTCTTTGAAAGAAAATATAAAATTTAACATTAAAAAGCCAAAAATGTATAAAGTAATACTACATAATGACGATTATACTACAATGGAGTTTGTAATTGAAATCCTCATCAATATATTCAATAAAGTTCCTGCAAATGCAGTTAAAATAACTTTTGATGTTCATAAAAATGGATCTGGTATCGCAGGAATTTATCCATATGACATTGCAGCAACAAAGATAAATGAGGTTAAAGAATCAGCTTATGAAAATGGATATCCATTGAAATTGACTATGAGGGAGGTATGA
- a CDS encoding pyridoxal phosphate-dependent aminotransferase yields MNFSKKAEQITPSITLAITAKAAEMKSNGIDVIGFGAGEPDFNTPKNIQDAAISAIRNGYTKYTPVSGIKELKKAVCDKFKRDNNLDYDISDIIICTGAKQCLSDTFSALINPGDEVIIGVPYWVTYPELVKLNDGVSVLINTKEENHFKLSIEDIKNAYTNKTKAILLNSPSNPTGTVYTREELNEIADFAKEKDLFIISDEIYEKLIYDGEKHISIASLSEDAFNRTIVINGMSKSYAMTGWRLGYAASGCTKLIKLMSNIQGHTTSNANSITQYASVEALNGSQEDLKFMVGEFEKRRNYMVKKINSINRIHCTMPKGAFYVMINISELFGKKVNGIEINNSVDFSKALLEENKVAVVPGAGFGSDNYVRLSYATSMENIVKGLDEIENFVTKLN; encoded by the coding sequence ATGAATTTTTCTAAGAAAGCCGAACAAATAACACCTTCTATAACTTTAGCCATAACTGCTAAAGCTGCAGAAATGAAATCAAATGGAATAGATGTAATAGGATTTGGAGCAGGAGAGCCAGATTTCAACACACCCAAAAACATACAAGATGCTGCCATATCTGCTATTAGAAATGGTTATACTAAATATACTCCTGTCTCAGGAATTAAGGAATTAAAAAAAGCCGTATGTGATAAATTTAAAAGAGATAATAATTTAGATTATGATATTTCTGACATTATAATTTGTACTGGAGCTAAGCAGTGTCTTTCAGATACATTTTCAGCTTTAATTAATCCAGGTGATGAGGTTATAATAGGTGTACCTTATTGGGTAACTTATCCTGAACTTGTAAAATTAAATGATGGTGTATCTGTACTCATCAATACTAAAGAAGAAAATCATTTTAAATTATCTATTGAAGATATAAAAAATGCATATACTAATAAAACAAAGGCAATACTACTTAATAGTCCTTCAAATCCAACAGGTACAGTCTATACAAGAGAAGAGCTTAATGAAATAGCTGATTTCGCAAAAGAAAAAGACTTATTTATAATTTCTGATGAAATATATGAAAAACTAATTTATGATGGAGAAAAACATATAAGCATTGCAAGTTTAAGTGAAGATGCCTTCAATAGAACTATAGTAATAAATGGAATGTCTAAGTCTTATGCTATGACTGGTTGGAGATTAGGATATGCTGCATCAGGCTGCACAAAGCTCATAAAGCTTATGTCAAATATACAAGGACATACTACTTCAAATGCAAATTCAATAACCCAATATGCCAGCGTTGAAGCTTTAAATGGAAGTCAAGAAGACTTAAAGTTTATGGTAGGTGAATTCGAAAAAAGAAGAAATTACATGGTAAAAAAAATAAATAGCATAAATAGAATTCATTGTACTATGCCTAAAGGTGCTTTTTATGTAATGATAAATATAAGTGAATTATTTGGTAAAAAAGTTAATGGCATAGAAATAAATAATTCTGTAGATTTTTCAAAAGCATTACTAGAAGAAAATAAAGTAGCCGTAGTTCCTGGAGCTGGTTTTGGAAGTGATAATTATGTTAGATTGTCTTATGCTACATCTATGGAAAATATAGTAAAAGGCCTGGATGAAATAGAAAATTTTGTAACTAAGCTCAATTAA
- a CDS encoding stage V sporulation protein S: MEVLKVSAKSNPNSVAGALAGVLRERGAAEIQAIGAGAINQAVKAIAIARGFVAPSGIDLVCIPAFTDIEIDGEERTAIKLIVQPR; the protein is encoded by the coding sequence ATGGAAGTATTAAAAGTTTCAGCAAAATCAAATCCAAATTCTGTAGCAGGAGCTTTAGCAGGGGTCTTAAGGGAGAGAGGTGCTGCTGAAATCCAGGCTATAGGAGCAGGTGCCATTAATCAGGCAGTAAAAGCAATTGCAATAGCACGAGGTTTTGTTGCTCCAAGCGGCATTGATCTTGTATGTATTCCAGCTTTTACTGATATTGAGATAGATGGGGAGGAAAGAACAGCAATTAAACTTATTGTTCAACCTAGATAA
- a CDS encoding L,D-transpeptidase family protein, with amino-acid sequence MFKQKRIISLAIILIFIFSGCSNIQNKAKNKVKSKTLTSSIKKKSKPKEDPDKSKIFKLGDNGEEVKKIQDELNKYGYSITADGKFGASTDWAIRDFQYRHNINIDGSVSEQTNSLLKQPPTNETMVNSNVTPDPNPDVQACKAAAENTVNTKDTPTYTKFFIMTSLSEQRVYIFNGEPHNWKLINTFECTSGSSETPTITGHFFVEGKGLAFKTENDIICKYYTQIQGNYLFHSILFDKKGNVVDGTLGASLSHGCVRLALQNAKYIYDTVPMGTGIWIY; translated from the coding sequence ATGTTTAAACAAAAAAGAATAATTAGTTTGGCTATTATACTCATTTTTATTTTTTCTGGTTGTTCAAACATACAAAATAAAGCTAAAAATAAAGTTAAGTCTAAAACTCTGACTTCGTCTATTAAGAAAAAAAGCAAACCTAAAGAAGATCCGGATAAATCTAAGATTTTTAAATTAGGTGACAACGGTGAAGAAGTAAAGAAAATACAGGATGAACTTAATAAGTATGGTTATTCAATAACCGCAGACGGAAAATTTGGTGCATCAACAGATTGGGCTATAAGAGATTTTCAATACAGGCATAATATAAATATAGACGGAAGCGTTTCAGAGCAAACAAATAGCTTGTTAAAACAGCCTCCAACAAATGAAACTATGGTAAATTCTAATGTTACACCAGATCCTAATCCTGATGTTCAAGCGTGCAAAGCAGCTGCTGAAAATACTGTAAATACTAAAGATACACCTACATATACTAAATTCTTTATAATGACTTCCCTCAGCGAACAGAGAGTATACATTTTTAATGGTGAACCTCATAATTGGAAACTCATAAATACTTTTGAATGTACTTCAGGTTCATCTGAAACACCAACAATAACAGGTCATTTTTTTGTCGAAGGAAAAGGACTTGCTTTTAAAACTGAAAATGACATCATATGTAAATACTATACGCAAATTCAAGGAAATTATTTATTCCATAGTATACTTTTTGATAAAAAAGGCAATGTAGTTGATGGGACTTTAGGTGCATCCTTGTCACATGGATGTGTTCGCCTTGCACTGCAAAATGCAAAATATATATACGACACGGTACCAATGGGAACAGGGATTTGGATATATTAG
- the clpA gene encoding ATP-dependent Clp protease ATP-binding subunit ClpA has product MKLDEIVNEIITAAYSEAKFDMHKYFTPEHILYASLFYDAGINIIKNTGGSVEKLKRQLEQYFTKNVEKLDSGEPTQTVGVENVINDAAKHVLSSEKDSVTIGDIYVAIFDDSSSFGSYYLKKQGITRLKLLNYITHGISTVNDDEEEENIEPLIENEYLFDDYHEDETSVVEKYTEDITEKAEKGLIDPVIGRQDILKKTLQVLCRRRKNNPIHVGEPGVGKTAITEGLANLIAKGNVPNMLKGSRIYTLNMGTMVAGTKYRGDFEERIKNVLSEISKYEKPIVYIDEIHTIIGAGAVSGGTVDAANILKPYFTDGKIKFIGSTTYDEYKKIFDKDRALSRRFQKIDVREPSIDETYNILIGIKDKYEEFHNVRYTNTALKAAASLSAKCINDRYLPDKAIDVIDECGASAEMDRKNDEKICINVKDVENVISTMSGIPVNDLSKTKIERLKNLKKNLKSKIFGQDEAVSSIVEAIKRSSAGFNDENKPIASFLFVGPTGVGKTEISKQLAEALNIKLIRFDMSEYQEKHTVARLIGSPPGYVGYEEGGLLTDAVRKNPYCVLLLDEIEKAHADILNVLLQVMDYATLTDNSGKKADFKNIIIIMTSNAGASEIGKNRVGFGNRTVGEDNIDKEVSKIFSPEFRNRLDDIIIFNKMNEDMAMKVVKKALNEFQHKLTSKHIEIEITDKCCSFIAQKGLNSNYGAREILRVVQEKIKPHFVDEVLFGKLVKGSKTLIDIEKNDIVFKKNIQ; this is encoded by the coding sequence TTGAAATTAGATGAGATTGTAAATGAAATTATTACAGCAGCATATAGTGAAGCAAAATTTGATATGCATAAATACTTTACACCAGAGCACATTTTATATGCTTCATTATTCTATGATGCGGGAATAAATATAATAAAAAATACAGGTGGTTCTGTAGAAAAGTTAAAGCGGCAGTTAGAGCAATATTTTACAAAGAATGTAGAAAAGCTTGATTCAGGAGAGCCTACCCAAACTGTTGGAGTTGAAAATGTAATAAATGATGCAGCAAAACACGTATTATCATCTGAAAAAGATTCTGTTACAATTGGAGATATATATGTAGCAATATTTGATGATAGTTCATCCTTCGGCAGCTATTATTTAAAGAAGCAGGGTATTACAAGATTGAAGCTATTAAATTATATTACACATGGCATATCCACTGTTAATGATGACGAAGAGGAAGAAAACATAGAGCCTTTAATTGAAAACGAATATTTATTTGATGATTACCACGAAGATGAAACTTCTGTGGTGGAAAAATATACAGAAGATATTACTGAAAAAGCAGAAAAAGGTCTTATTGATCCTGTTATAGGCAGGCAAGACATTTTAAAGAAAACACTTCAGGTTCTATGCAGAAGGAGAAAAAACAATCCAATTCACGTAGGGGAACCTGGTGTTGGAAAAACTGCTATAACCGAAGGGCTTGCAAACTTAATAGCTAAAGGCAATGTTCCTAATATGTTAAAAGGCAGTAGAATATATACATTAAATATGGGAACAATGGTTGCAGGAACCAAATATAGAGGTGACTTTGAAGAAAGAATAAAAAATGTATTAAGTGAAATTTCAAAGTATGAAAAGCCTATAGTATATATAGACGAAATTCACACAATCATAGGCGCTGGAGCCGTTTCAGGCGGAACCGTTGATGCCGCAAATATATTGAAACCGTACTTTACCGACGGTAAAATTAAATTTATAGGTTCAACAACTTATGATGAATATAAAAAAATATTTGATAAGGATAGGGCTCTATCTAGAAGATTTCAAAAAATAGATGTTAGAGAACCTTCAATAGATGAGACTTACAATATACTTATTGGTATTAAAGATAAATATGAAGAGTTCCACAATGTTCGATACACTAATACAGCATTAAAGGCCGCTGCCTCACTTTCAGCCAAATGCATAAATGATAGATATTTGCCTGATAAAGCAATAGATGTAATAGACGAATGCGGCGCTTCGGCTGAAATGGATAGAAAAAATGATGAAAAAATATGTATAAACGTAAAAGATGTTGAAAATGTAATATCTACTATGTCCGGTATTCCTGTAAATGATTTATCAAAAACCAAAATAGAACGACTTAAAAATCTTAAAAAGAATCTTAAAAGTAAAATATTCGGACAGGATGAAGCTGTAAGTTCTATAGTTGAAGCTATCAAAAGATCCAGCGCCGGTTTTAACGATGAAAATAAGCCTATTGCAAGTTTCCTTTTTGTAGGTCCGACTGGCGTAGGTAAAACTGAAATATCAAAACAGTTAGCAGAAGCTTTAAATATAAAATTAATAAGATTTGATATGAGTGAGTATCAAGAAAAGCATACTGTTGCAAGATTAATTGGTTCTCCTCCAGGCTATGTAGGATACGAAGAGGGTGGTCTTTTAACGGATGCAGTAAGAAAGAATCCATACTGTGTTCTTCTTTTAGATGAAATCGAAAAAGCACATGCTGATATTTTAAATGTACTTCTACAAGTTATGGATTATGCTACACTTACAGATAACAGTGGAAAAAAAGCTGATTTTAAAAATATCATCATTATAATGACATCCAATGCCGGTGCTTCTGAAATTGGCAAAAATAGAGTCGGTTTTGGAAACAGAACCGTAGGAGAAGATAATATAGATAAAGAAGTTTCTAAAATATTTTCACCTGAATTTAGAAATAGATTGGATGATATAATAATATTTAATAAAATGAATGAAGATATGGCCATGAAAGTTGTTAAGAAGGCATTAAATGAGTTCCAGCATAAACTTACATCAAAACATATAGAAATTGAAATTACAGACAAATGCTGCAGCTTTATTGCCCAAAAAGGACTCAACTCAAATTATGGTGCAAGAGAAATACTGAGAGTTGTTCAGGAGAAAATAAAGCCGCATTTTGTAGATGAGGTTCTCTTTGGAAAACTCGTTAAGGGTAGTAAAACTTTAATAGATATAGAAAAGAACGATATTGTATTTAAAAAAAATATACAATAA
- the purB gene encoding adenylosuccinate lyase yields the protein MRDTYETPLNRRYASKEMSYIFSDNMKFRTWRKLWVALAESEMELGLNITKEQVSELKAHIDDINYDVAEKREKIVRHDVMSHVYAYGVQCPSAKGIIHLGATSCYVGDNADIIIMKEALLIIRKKLLNVIYDLSKFALKYKSLPTLGFTHLQPAQLTTVGKRATLWIQDLMIDLENLDFVIHNLKLRGVKGTTGTQASFMDLFNGDENKVKALEKKVVEKMGFKAAYNVTGQTYPRKIDSVILNTLSEIAQSAYKFSNDLRILQNMKEMEEPFEKNQIGSSAMAYKRNPMRSERISALSRYIIVNSLNPAITAATQWFERTLDDSANKRISVSEGFLALDGVLNLYINISSNMVVYEKVIASHVKNELPFMATENIMMEAVKKGCDRQELHERIREHSMATTKRIKAEGLPNDLIDRIKKDPSFKLTEDEIDKIIDPNKFVGRAPSQVEEYINDCVKPILLENEEILGINVNIEV from the coding sequence ATGAGGGATACATATGAAACACCACTTAACAGAAGATATGCTTCTAAGGAAATGAGCTATATTTTTTCTGATAATATGAAATTTAGGACATGGAGAAAGCTTTGGGTTGCATTAGCAGAAAGCGAAATGGAATTAGGTCTTAATATAACTAAGGAGCAAGTTAGTGAATTAAAAGCTCACATTGATGATATAAATTATGATGTAGCAGAAAAAAGAGAGAAAATAGTAAGACATGATGTAATGAGCCATGTATATGCCTATGGCGTTCAATGTCCATCAGCAAAGGGTATTATACATCTTGGAGCTACATCGTGTTATGTTGGTGATAACGCAGATATAATCATAATGAAAGAAGCTCTTCTAATAATAAGGAAAAAACTTCTTAATGTAATATATGATTTGAGCAAATTTGCACTAAAGTATAAATCTTTACCCACATTAGGATTTACTCATCTTCAACCTGCTCAGCTTACTACAGTTGGTAAAAGGGCAACTTTATGGATACAAGATTTAATGATAGATTTAGAAAATCTTGATTTTGTAATACATAATTTAAAGTTAAGAGGAGTTAAAGGTACAACAGGAACTCAAGCAAGCTTTATGGATCTTTTTAACGGAGATGAAAATAAAGTTAAAGCTCTTGAAAAAAAGGTTGTTGAAAAAATGGGATTCAAAGCTGCATATAATGTAACCGGTCAGACTTATCCTAGAAAAATAGATTCCGTAATTTTAAATACTCTTTCCGAAATTGCTCAAAGTGCATATAAATTTAGCAATGACTTAAGAATACTTCAAAACATGAAGGAAATGGAAGAACCTTTTGAAAAAAATCAAATAGGATCTTCAGCTATGGCGTATAAAAGAAATCCTATGAGATCTGAAAGAATAAGTGCACTTTCAAGATATATAATTGTAAATTCTCTAAATCCAGCAATAACTGCTGCAACTCAATGGTTCGAAAGAACTTTAGATGATTCTGCAAATAAAAGAATTTCAGTTTCTGAAGGATTTTTAGCATTAGATGGGGTTCTTAATTTATATATAAACATATCATCTAATATGGTTGTATATGAGAAAGTAATAGCATCACACGTTAAAAATGAACTTCCATTTATGGCAACAGAAAATATTATGATGGAAGCTGTAAAAAAAGGCTGCGATAGACAGGAGCTACATGAAAGAATAAGAGAACATTCTATGGCAACTACTAAAAGAATTAAAGCTGAAGGACTGCCAAATGATTTAATAGATAGAATTAAAAAAGACCCTTCTTTCAAATTGACCGAGGATGAAATTGATAAAATAATAGATCCAAATAAATTTGTAGGTAGAGCACCATCACAGGTTGAAGAGTATATAAATGATTGTGTAAAACCAATTCTTTTAGAAAATGAAGAAATTTTGGGCATTAATGTAAATATTGAGGTATAA